The following are encoded together in the Buteo buteo chromosome 2, bButBut1.hap1.1, whole genome shotgun sequence genome:
- the LOC142028691 gene encoding osteoclast-associated immunoglobulin-like receptor — translation MMLLVTHVLAFGAWLVAHSKATPSAPTISIFLKPPGVIPPGGSTTICCSCQGDNGNFVLYKKGHQLRSLELRGSRAEFSISNATHEDTGPYSCHYVDGDTVLARSETVDVIVQEFRLPKPVLSVLPGHEVVAGSYVTFRCTIAHASAGCFLYLEGQVKTLSLLPKEQDDFNLSHVHKGNGGRYSCQCFTKGASLEWSAVSKTLDLVVRDYTWSNVVRLALGAGVLVLLGLIMAEAVHSHQRRPRPC, via the exons ATGATGCTGCTCGTGACCCACGTGCTTGCCTTCG GTGCTTGGCTGGTGGCACACAGCAAGGCTACACCAA GTGCCCCGACAATCTCCATCTTCCTGAAGCCACCTGGGGTGATCCCACCCGGAGGCTCCACCACCATCTGCTGCAGTTGCCAGGGTGACAATGGGAACTTCGTGCTGTACAAGAAGGGCCACCAGCTCCGTAGCCTGGAGCTCCGTGGCAGCAGGGCCGAGTTCTCCATCTCTAATGCCACGCACGAGGACACAGGTCCCTACAGCTGCCATTACGTGGATGGAGACACTGTGCTGGCTCGCAGTGAAACCGTGGATGTCATAGTGCAAG AGTTCCGTCTCCCCAAACCTGTCCTCTCTGTCCTGCCTGGGCATGAGGTGGTTGCAGGATCTTACGTGACTTTCCGTTGCACCATCGCACACGCCAGTGCTGGCTGTTTTCTGTACCTGGAGGGCCAGGTTAAAACCCTCAGCTTACTCCCAAAGGAACAAGATGATTTCAACCTCTCCCATGTGCATAAAGGCAACGGGGGCCGCTACAgctgccagtgtttcaccaagGGTGCTTCACTCGAATGGTCTGCTGTCAGCAAGACCCTGGATTTGGTAGTGAGAG ATTACACCTGGAGCAATGTGGTGCGCCTGGCCCTGGGGGCTGGGGTCCTGGTCCTGCTGGGGCTGATCATGGCTGAGGCTGTGCACAGCCACCAGCGCAGGCCAAGGCCCTGCTAG